Proteins co-encoded in one Roseiconus lacunae genomic window:
- a CDS encoding toxin-antitoxin system HicB family antitoxin: MADLNPKESNPQVTPEAAPAANELRYASDPDPAKEATLPTLDITIEEANGDYESRCKQCMELAQEAFAMTGSWVLFYRVILGTNGVVAKLFPDSSEYQQFLASEYHATLHEMLAAIRSQDQSKADSAEPERMITIRIPRSLHEALQEEAKGSGLSINKLAISKLLLPVNPRFVPEQQGRRRGRKPGPQGTRNKLGSVSNEDAQQPGHTPVQRIDFQHANAVRENNSPAHHWGNQPRG; this comes from the coding sequence ATGGCCGATCTCAACCCGAAGGAATCCAACCCCCAGGTGACCCCCGAAGCCGCGCCCGCCGCCAACGAACTACGCTACGCCAGTGACCCCGACCCGGCTAAAGAGGCGACCCTGCCAACGCTGGACATCACCATCGAAGAGGCCAACGGTGACTACGAAAGCCGCTGCAAGCAATGCATGGAATTGGCACAAGAAGCCTTCGCGATGACCGGAAGCTGGGTCCTCTTCTACCGGGTGATCCTGGGAACCAACGGGGTTGTCGCCAAACTGTTCCCCGACTCCAGCGAATACCAGCAATTCCTCGCCAGCGAGTACCACGCGACGCTTCACGAAATGCTCGCCGCCATCCGCAGCCAAGATCAGTCGAAAGCGGACTCGGCTGAACCCGAACGAATGATCACCATTCGCATTCCGCGGTCGCTCCACGAAGCACTCCAAGAAGAAGCAAAGGGAAGCGGCCTCAGCATCAACAAGCTTGCGATCAGCAAGCTTCTGCTGCCCGTCAACCCACGATTTGTCCCCGAACAACAAGGGCGCCGTCGCGGCCGGAAACCCGGCCCACAAGGCACCCGCAACAAACTCGGCTCCGTTTCCAACGAGGACGCACAACAACCCGGCCACACCCCGGTCCAGCGAATCGATTTCCAGCACGCCAACGCTGTCCGCGAAAACAACTCGCCGGCCCACCACTGGGGAAACCAACCACGCGGTTAA
- a CDS encoding PQQ-binding-like beta-propeller repeat protein, translating into MHRLFPHAAFLPILIASAVSAGAPWPQFRGPAGDGVVVGQSVPLTVGEDENLLWKTALPGKAWSSPVIADGVVWMTTAIEAIPTEEERVAMLRQAGVEEKHLKQRAVAKQIDLKLVSVDFKTGELLRQVDLTTVEQPDPIHPLNSYASPTPVISGGNVYCHFGTFGTFCVDRTGGEIVWSRRLPLDHAVGPGSSPFVDGDRLVLIQDGMERQYVVALDKSTGKTVWEVDRPEMVAPSGDQKKAYCTPIKIVDPRGREQLICMGSQWIVAYQPETGNEIWRAYHGKGFSVVPRPVYGDGVVYFSTGFGKAQLWAVRVDGEGDVSSSHVVWTVPKGIPTKPSPVLHDGLVYVIDDNGIASCFEADSGQMVWKKRIGGKHSASPLLVDGRLYFGSHEGTVTVMSAGRDAEVVSESQLDGQIMASFAAVENSLVIRTADAIYRFAE; encoded by the coding sequence ATGCATCGTTTGTTTCCGCACGCCGCGTTTTTGCCGATTTTGATTGCGTCCGCTGTTTCTGCCGGCGCACCTTGGCCTCAGTTTCGTGGGCCCGCGGGGGACGGCGTTGTTGTCGGTCAAAGCGTTCCGCTGACCGTCGGCGAAGATGAAAATCTGCTTTGGAAAACGGCGTTGCCGGGGAAAGCTTGGTCATCGCCGGTCATCGCCGACGGCGTCGTTTGGATGACGACGGCGATCGAAGCCATTCCGACCGAAGAAGAGCGCGTCGCGATGCTCCGCCAAGCTGGCGTTGAGGAAAAGCATCTCAAGCAACGCGCGGTCGCAAAGCAAATCGATCTGAAGCTGGTCTCGGTGGATTTCAAGACCGGAGAGTTGCTTCGGCAAGTCGACCTGACGACTGTCGAGCAGCCCGATCCGATTCACCCGCTCAACAGCTATGCGTCACCTACTCCGGTCATTAGTGGCGGAAATGTTTACTGCCACTTCGGTACATTTGGGACTTTCTGCGTTGATCGCACGGGCGGCGAAATAGTTTGGAGTCGAAGGTTGCCTCTTGACCATGCCGTCGGCCCGGGAAGCTCGCCATTTGTTGATGGGGATCGGTTAGTGCTTATCCAGGATGGGATGGAGCGTCAGTATGTAGTTGCGCTCGACAAGTCCACCGGAAAGACGGTTTGGGAAGTCGATCGACCTGAGATGGTCGCGCCCAGCGGTGACCAAAAGAAGGCGTACTGCACACCGATCAAGATCGTCGATCCGCGCGGGCGTGAGCAATTGATTTGCATGGGCAGCCAATGGATAGTCGCCTATCAACCAGAGACGGGGAATGAGATCTGGCGTGCCTATCACGGCAAGGGGTTTTCTGTGGTCCCGCGACCGGTCTATGGCGATGGGGTCGTTTATTTTTCCACCGGGTTCGGCAAGGCGCAGCTCTGGGCGGTGCGGGTCGACGGCGAAGGCGATGTTTCTTCGTCGCATGTCGTCTGGACAGTTCCAAAGGGCATTCCCACGAAGCCTTCACCGGTGTTGCACGACGGCTTGGTTTACGTGATCGATGACAACGGAATTGCCAGTTGCTTTGAAGCCGATAGCGGACAGATGGTTTGGAAGAAGCGGATCGGCGGAAAGCACAGTGCGTCGCCGCTGCTGGTCGATGGCCGTCTCTATTTCGGTTCTCACGAAGGGACGGTCACGGTGATGTCGGCGGGGCGTGATGCTGAAGTGGTTTCCGAAAGCCAGCTCGACGGACAGATCATGGCAAGCTTTGCCGCCGTCGAAAACTCATTGGTCATTCGCACCGCCGATGCGATCTATCGGTTTGCCGAATAG
- a CDS encoding RsmE family RNA methyltransferase, whose product MTRRYFVPDLPRDGGIVSLSDEESRHASRVMRLQPDDEIELFDGAGWQSVASVAAIDKRSCTVSSMPPELVDRESGRPCSLAIAMPKGDRAKELVERLAELGVRHLVPLVCERTQRPPSAAMVTKLRRVVIESCKQSGRNILMDVAEPVGFSQFLDSLDDGPATARWVAHPGGRLLSSVCADAQSGAMVVIGPEGGLSDLEVSRARKAGFEPVGLGPRIYRIETAACLVAARLADC is encoded by the coding sequence GTGACCCGACGGTACTTTGTTCCCGACTTGCCCCGCGATGGCGGTATCGTTTCTCTAAGCGACGAAGAGTCGCGTCATGCGTCCCGGGTGATGCGATTGCAGCCCGATGATGAGATCGAGCTGTTTGATGGTGCCGGGTGGCAATCGGTTGCTTCGGTTGCTGCGATCGATAAGCGAAGCTGCACGGTGAGCTCGATGCCGCCGGAACTGGTCGACCGTGAATCAGGTCGCCCCTGCTCACTAGCAATCGCGATGCCCAAGGGCGACCGTGCAAAGGAATTAGTCGAGCGGTTGGCGGAACTCGGCGTGCGCCATTTGGTTCCTTTGGTTTGCGAGCGGACTCAGCGGCCACCCAGTGCGGCGATGGTGACAAAGCTGCGCCGAGTCGTGATCGAGTCGTGCAAGCAAAGCGGCCGGAACATCTTGATGGATGTTGCCGAGCCGGTCGGCTTCTCGCAGTTTCTGGATTCGCTCGATGACGGGCCTGCGACCGCACGATGGGTCGCCCACCCCGGCGGTCGGTTGCTCAGTTCTGTTTGTGCCGACGCGCAATCGGGGGCGATGGTTGTGATCGGTCCCGAGGGTGGGCTGTCGGACCTCGAGGTATCGCGAGCCCGTAAGGCTGGGTTTGAGCCGGTTGGTTTGGGGCCGCGTATCTATCGGATCGAGACAGCCGCGTGTTTGGTCGCGGCGCGACTAGCGGATTGCTAG
- a CDS encoding 3-keto-disaccharide hydrolase — protein sequence MICRCFLAATALLASVAGAGELDPSQQKWIDKYEKQQNAPNPAEMLINTESEPALGEGFEPLFNGNNLDGWRPIGGECKFEAVDSEVIGTCVPGSPSTYLSSERDDYKDFIFTCEMKWEEDGNSGVMFRAKLRKKGDKETVYGPQAEMEGFSQDRGWSGGIYGQSCGGYFYPLWLKQHAEARQALKEGEWNRLTIKVQGNDVKTWINGVPAAHWQDDGTYAEGYFGLQIHSGKSGKVRWKGVRVKEL from the coding sequence ATGATTTGTCGTTGTTTCTTAGCTGCCACCGCTCTACTGGCTTCCGTCGCAGGTGCCGGTGAGCTCGATCCGTCGCAACAAAAGTGGATCGACAAATACGAAAAACAGCAAAATGCACCGAACCCGGCAGAGATGTTGATCAACACGGAATCGGAGCCAGCGTTGGGCGAAGGTTTTGAGCCTCTGTTTAATGGCAATAATCTTGACGGTTGGCGACCGATCGGCGGTGAGTGCAAATTCGAAGCGGTCGATAGTGAGGTGATCGGGACCTGTGTGCCGGGGTCACCTAGTACCTACTTGAGCAGCGAACGCGATGACTACAAGGATTTCATTTTCACTTGTGAAATGAAATGGGAAGAGGACGGGAATTCGGGAGTGATGTTCCGCGCTAAACTTCGCAAGAAAGGCGACAAAGAAACCGTCTACGGGCCACAAGCGGAGATGGAAGGTTTCTCGCAAGATCGTGGCTGGTCCGGTGGCATCTACGGCCAAAGCTGTGGTGGGTATTTTTACCCGCTATGGCTGAAGCAGCATGCCGAAGCACGGCAGGCGCTGAAGGAAGGTGAATGGAACCGTTTGACGATCAAGGTTCAAGGTAACGACGTCAAGACTTGGATTAACGGTGTGCCGGCAGCGCATTGGCAAGATGACGGGACCTATGCCGAAGGTTATTTTGGATTGCAAATTCATAGTGGCAAGTCGGGAAAGGTTCGTTGGAAAGGCGTGCGCGTCAAGGAGCTGTGA